From Psychrobacillus sp. FSL K6-2836, a single genomic window includes:
- a CDS encoding YlbF family regulator, with amino-acid sequence MINIYDDINKLEKTLRQTDEFSNVQTAVESVKADEEALALFQSFRKVQLSLQEKQMNGEEISGEEIEYAQKTAQLAQGNEKIFHMLQAEMALSQLIEEVNRVLIKPVQELYEGI; translated from the coding sequence ATGATTAACATTTATGATGACATTAACAAACTAGAAAAAACACTACGCCAAACAGATGAATTCTCCAATGTGCAGACTGCAGTAGAATCTGTAAAAGCAGATGAAGAGGCTCTAGCTTTATTCCAAAGTTTCCGTAAGGTTCAATTGTCTTTACAAGAGAAACAAATGAATGGGGAAGAAATTTCTGGAGAAGAGATTGAGTATGCTCAAAAAACAGCTCAGCTAGCGCAAGGAAACGAAAAAATATTCCACATGCTTCAAGCAGAAATGGCTTTAAGTCAACTAATTGAAGAAGTAAACCGAGTATTGATCAAGCCAGTCCAAGAACTTTATGAAGGCATCTAA
- a CDS encoding peptidylprolyl isomerase produces the protein MNSFFYKSLKVFALPIALTVVLAGCSAEAKTNKETVATVNGEKISQEELTETLMTQYGVAALDTLITNKIFEMEAESEGLSVAEKEIQAELTKLIETYGGQEEYEAVLDANNIEEEALLEDITTHLLQTKVLEKVINITDEELATYFEENKTTYEQTEQVEASHILVADEATAKEVINKLNEGSDFAELASEYSTDTSSSTDGGSLGYFGAGEMVEEFEKVAFEMEIDDISDPVESEYGFHIIKVTGKQDAKEAVFEDVKEDVYDNLLEMRIQEEYSSWLTERYAEYDIDNSLTE, from the coding sequence ATGAATTCATTTTTTTATAAATCTTTAAAAGTATTTGCGTTACCGATTGCTTTGACAGTAGTCCTAGCTGGTTGTTCTGCGGAGGCCAAAACTAATAAAGAAACTGTAGCGACTGTAAATGGGGAAAAAATTTCTCAAGAAGAACTAACAGAAACATTGATGACACAATATGGCGTAGCGGCTTTAGACACATTAATTACGAACAAAATTTTCGAAATGGAAGCTGAAAGTGAAGGACTAAGCGTTGCAGAGAAAGAGATTCAAGCAGAGCTCACTAAGCTAATAGAAACATATGGTGGTCAAGAGGAGTACGAGGCTGTTCTAGATGCAAATAATATAGAAGAAGAAGCTTTGCTAGAAGATATTACTACTCATCTATTACAGACAAAAGTATTGGAAAAAGTAATTAATATTACAGATGAAGAATTAGCCACTTACTTCGAAGAAAACAAGACAACCTATGAACAAACAGAGCAAGTGGAAGCGAGTCATATATTAGTTGCCGATGAGGCTACAGCGAAAGAAGTGATCAATAAATTAAATGAGGGTAGTGATTTTGCAGAACTAGCCAGTGAATATTCAACAGATACTTCATCAAGTACCGATGGAGGGAGTTTAGGGTATTTTGGAGCTGGTGAAATGGTAGAAGAATTTGAAAAAGTAGCTTTTGAAATGGAAATAGATGACATTAGTGATCCAGTTGAATCTGAATATGGTTTCCATATCATAAAAGTAACAGGTAAACAGGATGCAAAAGAAGCAGTGTTTGAAGATGTGAAAGAAGATGTATATGATAATTTACTAGAGATGCGCATTCAGGAAGAATACTCGTCATGGCTAACTGAAAGGTATGCAGAATATGATATAGATAACAGCTTAACGGAATAA
- a CDS encoding ferritin-like domain-containing protein — MFNEQLRQAILNEFQDYHFYRSMYKLTDDPYFQSFIEHIYEDERSHYEMFQQLYYMLTGTFVQSFPEPILCTDLKECLKDAIRDELESAELYKEMVLQIPIQQAYAPLFVAMHDETEHAIRLTTMLHLL, encoded by the coding sequence TTGTTTAATGAGCAGTTAAGGCAAGCCATACTTAACGAATTTCAGGATTATCATTTTTATCGTTCTATGTATAAATTGACGGATGATCCGTATTTTCAAAGTTTTATCGAACATATATATGAGGATGAAAGAAGCCATTACGAAATGTTCCAACAACTCTATTATATGCTGACTGGTACATTTGTACAAAGCTTTCCGGAACCCATTTTATGTACAGACTTGAAGGAATGCTTAAAAGATGCTATTAGAGATGAACTAGAATCTGCGGAGCTTTATAAAGAAATGGTATTACAAATACCAATTCAACAAGCTTACGCCCCCTTATTTGTTGCAATGCATGATGAGACCGAGCATGCAATCCGTCTTACAACTATGCTTCATTTATTGTAA
- a CDS encoding response regulator transcription factor: MKKILIVEDEFAISQVLKAYLTKQNYEVVQCYAGGEAIEVFEKEVPDLVLLDIMLPGKNGWVILKEIRSLGSCPVIMLTALGDVNYRLEGFGEGADDYIIKPFIADEVVARVKAVMRRVSGEEPSTINFGKLHIDFIGHSVRLDGKEIFLTPRDLSVLLFLAKQPNQTFTRDQLIEHIWGWDYDGSDRAVDLSIKRLRKALADWSGDEGEIRTLRGLGYQFNVHQK, from the coding sequence ATGAAAAAAATATTAATAGTAGAAGATGAATTTGCCATTAGCCAAGTGCTGAAAGCGTATTTAACGAAGCAAAATTATGAAGTAGTGCAGTGCTACGCTGGCGGAGAAGCAATCGAGGTATTCGAAAAGGAAGTTCCTGATCTAGTACTTTTAGATATAATGCTTCCTGGAAAAAACGGCTGGGTTATTTTAAAAGAAATTCGCTCTTTGGGTAGTTGCCCAGTTATCATGTTAACTGCATTGGGAGATGTTAACTATCGGCTAGAAGGTTTTGGCGAAGGTGCAGATGATTATATTATAAAACCATTTATTGCTGATGAAGTTGTCGCAAGAGTGAAGGCTGTAATGCGAAGAGTATCTGGTGAAGAACCATCAACCATCAACTTTGGTAAGCTTCATATAGATTTTATTGGTCATTCTGTAAGACTAGATGGGAAAGAAATATTTCTCACACCAAGAGATTTGTCAGTATTACTTTTTTTGGCTAAGCAACCGAACCAAACATTTACTAGAGATCAGTTAATTGAACATATTTGGGGATGGGATTACGACGGAAGTGATCGAGCAGTTGATTTATCTATAAAGCGTCTGAGAAAAGCGCTCGCTGATTGGTCAGGAGATGAAGGTGAAATTAGGACATTACGAGGATTGGGGTATCAATTCAATGTTCATCAAAAATAA
- a CDS encoding DUF445 domain-containing protein has product MMDFIWTITFMAVVGAAIGSVTNHFAIKMLFRPHEAKYIGSWRIPFTPGLIPKRRDELAKQLGNTVIQHLLTPDIFKKKYFNEEMKNKAAHFLTEQLNDKIFQSDKTINDWLKLAGLESVPTIVKGKIEEQVDVQFSQLKTRFEKETIRQLAPIDWQQKADTKVGEIVSYILLKGEDFFESDEGKQTVKNLIDDFLSTKGTLGNMIQMFMGESSSLAGKVQPEILKFLRAPGTKNMLEKIVRSEWEKLKDRPLNEMMEGFDFEPIVKNVKVYLTEQLAIEERLDYSFLHYFPGVTGWTESYLIPKVTTFAFQEAETKLEEVLRKMKLEDMVKEQVDTFPVSRLEEIVLGISKREFKMITILGGVLGGLIGIIQGLIVFFTT; this is encoded by the coding sequence TTGATGGATTTTATATGGACAATCACATTCATGGCAGTAGTCGGAGCAGCTATTGGATCAGTAACTAATCACTTTGCTATTAAGATGTTATTCAGACCACATGAGGCAAAATATATAGGCTCGTGGCGCATCCCATTCACACCTGGTCTGATCCCTAAAAGACGTGATGAGCTTGCGAAACAACTAGGTAATACTGTTATCCAGCATTTGTTGACGCCTGATATTTTTAAGAAAAAATATTTTAACGAAGAAATGAAAAATAAAGCGGCTCATTTCTTAACGGAGCAACTGAACGATAAAATCTTCCAATCGGACAAAACGATAAATGATTGGTTGAAACTTGCTGGACTAGAAAGCGTGCCAACTATTGTAAAGGGAAAAATAGAAGAACAGGTGGACGTGCAATTTAGTCAATTAAAAACTAGATTTGAAAAAGAAACAATACGTCAGCTTGCACCAATTGATTGGCAGCAAAAAGCAGATACTAAAGTGGGAGAAATCGTTTCGTACATTCTACTTAAGGGTGAAGATTTCTTCGAATCAGATGAAGGTAAGCAGACGGTAAAAAATCTTATTGATGATTTCCTTTCTACAAAAGGGACGCTTGGCAATATGATACAAATGTTCATGGGGGAATCATCATCACTTGCTGGGAAGGTTCAGCCGGAAATATTAAAATTTCTAAGAGCACCTGGGACAAAAAATATGCTAGAAAAAATAGTACGAAGCGAATGGGAGAAGTTAAAGGATCGCCCGCTCAATGAAATGATGGAAGGTTTTGACTTTGAGCCTATTGTTAAAAATGTTAAAGTGTATTTGACAGAACAGTTGGCAATCGAAGAAAGATTAGATTATAGTTTCCTCCATTACTTCCCAGGAGTAACTGGATGGACCGAGTCATATCTTATTCCGAAAGTGACGACATTTGCATTCCAGGAAGCAGAAACAAAGCTAGAAGAAGTCTTGCGTAAAATGAAATTAGAAGATATGGTAAAAGAGCAAGTAGATACTTTCCCAGTATCTCGCTTAGAGGAGATTGTTCTTGGTATTTCGAAGAGAGAGTTCAAAATGATTACCATTTTAGGTGGTGTTCTTGGTGGACTTATCGGTATTATTCAAGGACTAATCGTATTCTTTACTACTTAA
- a CDS encoding HAMP domain-containing sensor histidine kinase codes for MKLGHYEDWGINSMFIKNKRVTLLSYWTSRYLLTLIIGLLIISFISALWIRHTTLENRLEMMEFMAEEMVNRITDVSIPGIPPSERVPDFAEDRFRIRDINPSMYIVNTDGKVISSNLPLEQREQRTFSQLIDGKDEIEPFTFSENNQKYYAVKKKIEIDDELIGWVLMVESKDKLTMVKQEYGQLAILIVGLALLGWWAIYFLSRRLAHPIKQVAEAAKQVQSGNYEINLSDHIKEKEVYELVSSFKQMAGRLEQLEKTRTELLAGVTHELKTPVTSISGLLQAVNDDVVTGQEAEEFIRMALVETTKMKTMVGDLLAFNSFAVDAVPVEISRLDIDNFMKDLTTQWKAIQEKTDIVVKLQLLHKKVMISADLVRLQQIMTNLLTNAEQAISGIGEITISLSEKGEYVSVFVKDSGSGIPIEEQALIFERFFRGENKKYGIRGLGLGLPLSKMMAQSIKGNLYLVESTEKGTCFELLLRKEG; via the coding sequence GTGAAATTAGGACATTACGAGGATTGGGGTATCAATTCAATGTTCATCAAAAATAAGAGAGTGACTCTGTTGTCGTATTGGACAAGTCGATATTTATTAACATTAATAATAGGACTGTTAATAATCTCTTTCATTTCAGCATTATGGATAAGACATACGACACTCGAAAATCGTTTAGAAATGATGGAGTTTATGGCAGAAGAGATGGTGAATCGGATTACTGATGTAAGTATTCCAGGAATCCCTCCAAGTGAAAGAGTGCCAGATTTTGCTGAAGATCGGTTCAGAATAAGAGATATTAACCCATCCATGTACATAGTCAATACGGATGGAAAAGTAATATCAAGTAATTTACCATTGGAACAAAGAGAGCAAAGGACATTTAGTCAATTAATAGATGGAAAAGATGAAATTGAACCATTTACTTTTTCCGAAAATAACCAAAAATATTATGCAGTAAAAAAGAAAATTGAGATAGATGATGAACTTATTGGCTGGGTATTGATGGTTGAGTCAAAAGATAAATTAACTATGGTCAAACAAGAGTATGGTCAGCTAGCTATATTAATAGTAGGACTTGCATTACTGGGTTGGTGGGCTATATATTTTCTGTCGAGAAGATTAGCGCATCCGATAAAACAAGTAGCAGAAGCAGCTAAGCAAGTACAAAGTGGTAACTATGAAATCAATTTATCGGATCATATTAAGGAAAAAGAAGTTTACGAGCTTGTTTCTTCGTTTAAACAGATGGCAGGTCGGCTAGAGCAATTAGAAAAAACAAGAACTGAATTACTAGCAGGTGTGACCCATGAACTGAAAACACCAGTAACGTCGATTAGTGGATTATTGCAAGCAGTAAATGATGATGTTGTTACTGGACAAGAAGCGGAAGAGTTTATTCGAATGGCGCTTGTTGAAACGACCAAGATGAAAACAATGGTCGGTGATTTACTAGCATTCAACTCCTTTGCAGTAGATGCGGTACCTGTGGAAATTTCTCGGCTAGATATTGATAACTTTATGAAAGATTTAACTACTCAGTGGAAAGCGATACAGGAGAAAACAGATATAGTGGTGAAACTACAATTACTCCATAAAAAAGTAATGATTTCAGCTGATTTAGTTCGTTTACAACAAATCATGACCAATTTACTAACAAACGCAGAACAAGCAATTTCGGGGATAGGTGAAATTACAATCTCGCTTTCTGAAAAAGGAGAGTATGTGTCTGTATTCGTTAAAGATTCAGGCTCAGGAATACCAATTGAAGAGCAAGCTTTAATCTTCGAGCGGTTCTTTAGAGGAGAAAATAAAAAGTACGGTATTCGAGGGCTTGGTTTAGGGTTACCTCTGAGTAAAATGATGGCACAATCGATTAAAGGTAATTTATATTTAGTTGAGAGTACAGAAAAAGGTACGTGCTTTGAATTGCTATTAAGAAAAGAAGGCTAA
- a CDS encoding polyphosphate polymerase domain-containing protein — MPIQTSFSPKGRQELKYGITYLDYMLLKNKLKYVMRLDTHAGPTGKYLIRSCYFDNFENKIMNEKKEGYLTRDKYRVRIYGKSDQIINLERKSKRNNLTFKSKCNMTRTEFEKIRIGDISWMEKDNRSLICDLYLEMKMNLLKPMSVVDYEREAYVYLYGNVRVTFDSKVQTSIRNTDMFNKHLPMIDVLDPTEVILEVKFDEYLPDVVKMMLQGINTKHEAYSKYQLSRMYI, encoded by the coding sequence ATGCCTATTCAAACATCATTTAGTCCAAAGGGGCGACAAGAACTGAAATACGGCATTACATATTTAGATTATATGTTATTAAAAAACAAACTGAAATATGTGATGCGTTTAGATACACATGCTGGTCCAACAGGAAAATATTTAATTCGCTCTTGTTACTTCGATAATTTTGAGAACAAAATAATGAACGAGAAAAAGGAAGGGTATTTAACTAGAGATAAATACCGTGTCCGAATTTATGGGAAAAGTGATCAGATTATTAATCTAGAACGGAAAAGTAAGCGCAATAACTTAACTTTTAAATCTAAGTGTAATATGACACGGACCGAATTTGAAAAGATTCGTATTGGTGATATTTCGTGGATGGAAAAAGATAATCGCTCGTTAATTTGTGACTTGTACTTAGAAATGAAAATGAACTTATTAAAGCCAATGTCAGTAGTAGATTACGAGAGAGAGGCTTACGTTTATTTATATGGGAATGTTAGAGTGACGTTTGATAGTAAAGTGCAAACAAGCATACGTAATACGGATATGTTCAATAAGCATTTACCAATGATCGATGTCCTTGATCCGACAGAGGTTATTTTAGAAGTGAAATTTGACGAGTACTTACCAGATGTTGTGAAAATGATGCTTCAAGGTATTAATACAAAACATGAAGCGTATTCCAAATATCAGTTAAGTCGTATGTATATATAA
- a CDS encoding YhzD family protein, whose protein sequence is MKSYKFTAFEPTGELILEETWEYENDDVAKQKGEAIIEEKGFADKTHRLVNSSGKLVLFHV, encoded by the coding sequence ATGAAATCATACAAATTTACTGCATTTGAACCAACAGGGGAACTAATTTTAGAGGAAACTTGGGAGTATGAAAATGATGATGTAGCGAAGCAAAAAGGGGAAGCAATTATTGAAGAAAAAGGCTTTGCCGATAAAACGCATCGCTTAGTAAATAGCTCTGGTAAACTAGTGTTATTTCACGTATAA
- a CDS encoding carbohydrate-binding domain-containing protein, which yields MKKKIVIPLILSAVLIAAGCNDKSSSETSSLDTEALISQYVDYDSEDYYTSWEGDIFTKITLNDEATTFDGSGGVIINGQNVEIHTSGTYVLEGSLSDGQIKVNTEDTGNVRLILNGVDITSSTNATINIEQSDKTIISLEKGKENNLTDATSYVYEDESNTEVGAAIFSKDDLVINGTGVLTVNGQYKDGITSRDDLIITGGTINVTAVDDGVVGRDVFAMSNATVNITADGDGVKSSNDEDANQGNIVLESGYLTVVAQGDGIQAEKEIIVIDGEYSIKTGNGSPEVVSSPESGMGMGGGQGIGTIPEMGAGMGMDFSSMTDAEVEAFVENMEHMNFQIDITTEIEGMTTDEIREYLTTALESRMRQGGGGAMDRGMPENRELPEDGQLPPSEEQQDSKTKAPVERNTEEDNNANTSTVETASQKGIKAGTNLNIVGSTITVDAVEDALHSNGDLTIHGGEETLSTGDDGIHADGNVFIAGGDIKILKSLEGIEGTNIEISDGSIHLKSADDGVNVNGGSDMNEMFGAFEQTSATTETEELEEAGNTIEDGQLTISGGYLYVDADGDGLDSNTNITMTGGTAIVYGPTESMNGTLDYDGTFLMQGGTLIASGSAGMPLGVSDESTQNTIMMTFDETLEANTPVTMTNADGEQIITVAPEKMYQMIVISSPDLELNAEATLSHGGTLTSEAVDGIYTNATTTDPTGSVTYSPTAVMTYLNSNGVTEESSSMMGGGMKGNMQGGGAFGRGQEWQQPETTEDATNE from the coding sequence ATGAAGAAAAAAATAGTAATACCGTTAATATTATCGGCAGTTTTAATTGCTGCCGGATGTAATGACAAGAGTAGTTCAGAGACATCATCACTGGATACGGAAGCGCTAATTTCTCAATATGTAGATTATGATTCAGAAGATTACTACACTTCCTGGGAAGGTGATATATTTACCAAAATAACTTTAAATGATGAGGCAACAACTTTTGACGGCTCTGGTGGCGTTATTATTAATGGTCAAAATGTAGAGATTCATACATCAGGTACTTATGTACTGGAAGGATCTCTCTCTGATGGTCAAATTAAGGTGAATACAGAGGACACTGGAAATGTACGCTTAATACTAAATGGTGTAGATATTACTTCATCCACTAATGCAACGATTAATATCGAGCAATCAGATAAAACGATTATCTCACTTGAAAAAGGAAAAGAAAATAATTTAACTGATGCAACATCCTATGTTTATGAAGACGAATCAAATACAGAAGTCGGGGCAGCTATTTTTAGTAAGGATGATTTAGTCATCAATGGTACTGGTGTTTTGACAGTTAATGGTCAGTACAAAGACGGAATAACGAGCCGTGATGATTTGATTATTACAGGTGGAACTATTAATGTAACTGCAGTCGATGATGGAGTTGTCGGTCGCGATGTGTTTGCAATGTCTAATGCTACAGTTAATATAACTGCAGATGGTGATGGTGTAAAATCATCAAATGATGAGGATGCAAATCAAGGTAATATTGTGCTCGAAAGTGGCTATTTAACAGTTGTAGCACAGGGGGACGGTATACAAGCCGAAAAGGAAATTATAGTAATCGATGGGGAGTATTCCATTAAAACAGGTAATGGAAGTCCAGAAGTTGTGTCTTCACCTGAATCAGGAATGGGAATGGGCGGAGGACAAGGTATAGGAACGATACCAGAAATGGGTGCAGGGATGGGCATGGATTTCAGTTCAATGACAGATGCCGAAGTAGAAGCATTTGTGGAAAATATGGAACATATGAATTTCCAAATTGATATTACAACTGAAATTGAAGGCATGACAACAGATGAAATTCGAGAGTATTTAACAACAGCTCTAGAATCTAGGATGCGACAAGGCGGTGGTGGTGCAATGGACCGTGGAATGCCGGAGAATCGAGAATTACCTGAAGATGGTCAATTGCCTCCGTCAGAAGAACAGCAAGATTCAAAAACAAAAGCTCCAGTAGAAAGAAATACAGAAGAAGATAATAACGCCAATACTTCAACTGTTGAGACTGCAAGTCAAAAGGGAATAAAAGCAGGAACAAATTTAAATATCGTAGGTAGTACAATCACAGTTGATGCAGTTGAGGATGCACTGCATAGTAATGGAGATTTAACCATTCACGGTGGAGAAGAAACTCTTTCAACCGGTGATGATGGAATTCATGCGGATGGTAATGTATTTATTGCTGGTGGTGATATTAAGATTTTAAAAAGCCTAGAGGGTATAGAAGGTACTAATATTGAGATTTCAGATGGCTCCATTCATCTTAAATCAGCAGATGATGGTGTCAATGTAAATGGTGGCAGTGATATGAATGAAATGTTTGGGGCTTTCGAACAAACCTCAGCTACAACAGAGACAGAGGAACTAGAAGAAGCTGGCAATACAATCGAGGATGGCCAGCTTACGATATCTGGAGGATATCTATACGTAGATGCAGATGGTGATGGATTAGACTCTAATACGAATATTACGATGACGGGTGGTACTGCTATCGTTTATGGTCCAACGGAGAGTATGAATGGTACGCTAGATTATGATGGAACATTTTTAATGCAAGGCGGAACATTAATAGCTTCTGGTAGTGCTGGAATGCCGTTAGGTGTATCTGACGAATCGACACAAAACACGATTATGATGACATTTGATGAGACACTTGAAGCTAATACACCTGTTACAATGACAAATGCTGATGGTGAACAAATTATCACAGTTGCACCTGAAAAAATGTATCAAATGATAGTAATTAGTTCACCAGATTTAGAACTAAATGCAGAGGCAACTTTAAGTCATGGAGGTACCCTAACAAGTGAAGCTGTTGATGGGATCTATACGAATGCAACGACAACAGATCCAACAGGCAGTGTGACCTATTCACCCACAGCTGTCATGACTTATTTAAATAGTAATGGAGTGACAGAAGAAAGCTCATCTATGATGGGTGGTGGAATGAAAGGTAATATGCAAGGTGGAGGGGCTTTTGGCAGAGGCCAAGAGTGGCAACAACCAGAAACAACTGAAGACGCTACAAATGAATAG
- a CDS encoding DUF4956 domain-containing protein has protein sequence MATSTTFTDIFKSSFIEKTATFSLTDSLIGLISAFLMGVVIYVVYKKTFNGVIYSHTFNISLMIMTMATSLVIMGISQNVLLSLGMVGALSIVRFRTPIKDPMDLVYLFWSIIVGILCGAGFILLGIVGTILISLVIIIFANKIVVENPYLLVVKFANGEAADSIDQLLRNSTKKYALKSKSHILEYETEVTYEIRVRENDTKIVSDISQVKGVSSAVMLSYDGNFTA, from the coding sequence ATGGCAACTTCAACAACTTTTACAGATATTTTCAAATCAAGCTTTATAGAAAAAACAGCTACATTTTCTTTAACTGATTCACTAATAGGTCTTATTTCAGCATTTCTTATGGGGGTAGTTATTTATGTAGTTTATAAGAAAACATTTAATGGAGTAATTTACTCTCATACATTTAATATCTCACTGATGATTATGACAATGGCAACATCGCTAGTCATCATGGGTATTAGTCAAAATGTTCTATTGTCTCTTGGTATGGTTGGAGCGTTATCTATCGTTCGTTTCCGTACGCCGATTAAGGATCCAATGGATTTAGTCTACTTATTTTGGTCAATCATTGTCGGGATTTTATGTGGTGCAGGTTTTATACTGTTGGGAATCGTCGGCACAATCTTAATAAGTTTAGTTATTATAATATTTGCAAATAAAATTGTAGTTGAAAATCCATATTTATTAGTTGTGAAATTTGCTAATGGTGAAGCAGCAGATTCTATTGATCAACTATTGAGAAATTCAACGAAGAAATATGCGTTAAAATCGAAGTCTCATATTTTAGAATATGAAACGGAAGTAACGTATGAAATACGTGTGAGAGAAAATGATACAAAAATCGTTTCAGATATTTCACAAGTAAAAGGTGTATCTTCAGCGGTAATGCTAAGCTACGATGGTAATTTTACAGCATAA
- a CDS encoding enoyl-CoA hydratase, with amino-acid sequence MYNTLLLEKEGRIATLTMNRPEAMNSMNGVMMRELAESLESLQSDTSVQVLVIKGEGRAFSAGGDIKAMLDKENPFDIDEAMTYLTRIATTLYTLPQITIASVHGAAAGLGFSMVLGCDIIIAEENSKLAMNFIGIGLVPDGGGHFFLKERVGIPKAKQLMWSGQLFSGKEAQKIGLVDEVASDGLGSATAASYAQKLIQSPVAAMIASKEILHATKLKELQSVLEREAVAQSAMRKTEDHQEGIQAFVAKRKPEFKGK; translated from the coding sequence ATGTATAATACTTTATTGCTGGAAAAAGAAGGTCGTATTGCGACTTTAACAATGAATCGTCCAGAAGCAATGAATTCGATGAATGGAGTGATGATGAGAGAGTTAGCAGAAAGCCTGGAATCTCTTCAATCTGACACATCTGTTCAAGTACTAGTTATTAAAGGAGAGGGGCGCGCATTTTCTGCAGGTGGAGACATTAAAGCGATGCTAGATAAAGAGAATCCTTTTGATATTGATGAGGCGATGACCTACCTTACACGAATTGCTACAACTTTATATACGCTGCCACAGATTACTATTGCATCAGTACATGGGGCAGCTGCTGGATTAGGATTTAGTATGGTATTAGGATGTGATATTATCATAGCTGAAGAAAATAGCAAACTTGCCATGAATTTTATCGGAATTGGTTTAGTTCCAGATGGAGGTGGCCACTTCTTCCTAAAAGAAAGAGTCGGTATTCCAAAAGCAAAACAGCTTATGTGGAGCGGACAGCTTTTCTCTGGAAAAGAAGCTCAAAAAATCGGACTTGTAGATGAAGTTGCTTCAGACGGCTTAGGATCTGCAACTGCAGCTTCCTATGCACAAAAGCTAATCCAATCTCCAGTTGCTGCCATGATCGCATCTAAAGAAATCTTACACGCGACAAAATTAAAAGAACTACAATCCGTTCTAGAAAGAGAAGCTGTTGCCCAATCAGCAATGCGAAAAACGGAAGATCATCAAGAAGGTATTCAGGCTTTTGTAGCAAAGCGTAAGCCTGAGTTTAAAGGTAAATAA
- a CDS encoding YheE family protein has translation MLQHFSFKPLFENKQLPGWTISFFYKQQRYAAEYEPDGTIKWLGETPVDEETVKKMIHELMLFHVYD, from the coding sequence TTGCTTCAACATTTTAGCTTTAAACCACTCTTTGAAAACAAACAACTTCCAGGTTGGACTATCTCTTTCTTTTATAAACAACAGAGATACGCCGCTGAATATGAACCGGATGGAACTATTAAATGGCTTGGTGAAACACCTGTTGATGAAGAGACAGTGAAAAAAATGATACATGAACTAATGCTTTTTCATGTGTATGACTGA
- a CDS encoding helix-turn-helix transcriptional regulator codes for MKLKNYVRDKRMAFGMTQDELSERLDVSRQTIISLEKGKYNPSINLAFKLSRLFKCTIEDLFIYEGDEKDV; via the coding sequence ATGAAGTTGAAAAACTACGTTCGAGATAAAAGAATGGCATTTGGGATGACACAGGACGAACTTTCAGAGAGACTCGACGTATCGAGACAAACCATCATATCGTTAGAAAAAGGAAAATACAATCCATCTATTAATTTGGCGTTTAAACTATCCAGACTTTTCAAATGTACGATTGAGGATTTATTCATTTATGAAGGAGATGAGAAGGATGTATGA